From one Lolium rigidum isolate FL_2022 chromosome 4, APGP_CSIRO_Lrig_0.1, whole genome shotgun sequence genomic stretch:
- the LOC124646478 gene encoding uncharacterized protein LOC124646478: MSTGTATPGLVLTATDPIRSFLSSAAASPDLAADLRDLASALSSAPSVPYRSIRAIWCADSSPGRPPLRQLLQGAQFVLSSPKPREKSDELKARLEKLREMQERREYAELVKDVAPKEDNTEPFSSYKDQLGFGLHVVVIMFTGYLVGMAAFRALFSNSPVMNAAGGILGVVGGMLMETVLFIIRSSSKELSPVPRSSSKDLSSPVPRSKKLQ; encoded by the exons ATGTCCACCGGCACCGCCACGCCGGGCCTGGTCCTCACCGCGACCGATCCCATCCGCTCCttcctctcctccgccgccgcctcccccgaccTAGCCGCGGACCTCCGGGACCTCGCCTCCGCCCTCTCCTCGGCGCCGTCCGTCCCCTACCGCTCCATCCGCGCCATCTGGTGCGCCGACTCCTCCCCTGGCCGCCCGCCTCTCAGACAGCTCCTGCAGGGCGCCCAGTTCGTGCTGTCCAGCCCCAAGCCCCGCGAGAAG AGCGATGAGCTCAAGGCGAGGCTGGAGAAGCTCCGGGAGATGCAGGAGAGGAGGGAGTACGCGGAGCTCGTCAAGGACGTCGCGCCCAAGGAGGACAACACCGAACCTTTCTCCTCCTACAAGGATCAGCTTGGATTCG GTCTACATGTTGTGGTTATAATGTTCACTGGTTATTTGGTCGGAATGGCAGCTTTCAGAGCTCTCTTCAGCAACAGTCCTGTAATG AATGCGGCTGGAGGCATCTTAGGAGTGGTGGGTGGCATGCTGATGGAAACAGTTCTTTTCATCATCAGATCATCCAGTAAAGAGTTGTCTCCGGTTCCAAGATCATCCAGTAAAGACTTGTCGTCTCCTGTTCCAAGATCTAAGAAACTTCAGTAG
- the LOC124706625 gene encoding uncharacterized protein LOC124706625, whose protein sequence is MEATSSLTRSLSLSLAPRPRAAKSPRMPTLSPAPRVLPLRRARSDADLLLGPVTAAAAASSASVLVRPPRPRTLQDCDGDAPMEDCFDGAGGKGNNNNSSGRGGGGGSGSGSGSQSAGMGEHYRRVLRLEPDNPLLLRNYGKYLHEVERDLPGAEEYYGRALLACPGDADLLSLYGRVLWEADQDKDRADGYFQRAVQAAPDDCYVLGSYASFLWDADEDDEEASTAAARGSPALVPAC, encoded by the exons ATGGAAGCCACCTCCTCCCTCACgcgctccctctctctctccctcgcgcCCCGCCCACGCGCCGCGAAATCCCCGCGCATGCCCACCCTCTCCCCGGCGCCCCGCGTCCTCCCGCTCCGCCGCGCAAGATCCGACGCCGACCTTCTCCTCGGGcccgtcaccgccgccgccgcggcatcCTCCGCGTCCGTCCTCGTCCGCCCGCCGCGCCCACGGACCCTCCAGGACTGCGACGGCGACGCGCCGATGGAGGACTGCTTCGACGGCGCCGGCGGCaagggcaacaacaacaacagctccggccgcggcgggggcggcggaagcggcagcggcagcgggagCCAGAGCGCCGGCATGGGCGAGCACTACCGGAGGGTGCTGCGGCTGGAGCCGGACAACCCGCTGCTGCTGCGCAACTACGGCAAGTACCTGCACGAGGTGGAGCGCGACCTGCCGGGCGCCGAGGAGTACTACGGCCGCGCCCTGCTCGCCTGCCCCGGCGACGCCGACCTGCTCAGCCTCTACGGCCGCGTCCTCTGGGAGGCCGACCAGGACAAGGACCGCGCCGACGGATACTTCCAGCGCGCCGTCCAGGCCGCGCCCGACGACTG CTATGTGCTGGGATCGTACGCGAGCTTCCTGTGGgacgccgacgaggacgacgaggaagccagCACGGCGGCGGCCCGTGGCTCCCCGGCGCTGGTGCCGGCTTGCTGA